One Mus musculus strain C57BL/6J chromosome X, GRCm38.p6 C57BL/6J DNA window includes the following coding sequences:
- the Cldn34a gene encoding claudin-34 isoform X1 encodes MWCPVFTVIMILFNKGSSRQVGGFAMSTIGWIICITSMGLPQWRVWYAKEPLISYPSMAFVGVWKTCIYHYDNVSNIRMCYHYSYHDTFIPLDIRVSQHLMLTTSLFLLVAKAAAVYALRNVYTGKQEKTVTYNAFGLSAVLNIIGSSFVFLAVLCNYFSIINKEGIAFPPSFHMPFYPHTQQVGIAMILAFLAAILFLCSGVIFISYSFPLNIQVLPKI; translated from the exons ATGTG GTGTCCAGTGTTCACTGTCATCATGATATTGTTCAACAAAGGTTCCAGTCGCCAGGTAGGAGGTTTTGCTATGTCCACCATAGGATGGATTATTTGCATCACCTCCATGGGCCTCCCACAGTGGCGAGTGTGGTATGCAAAGGAACCTCTGATCTCTTATCCTAGTATGGCCTTTGTTGGAGTGTGGAAAACCTGCATCTACCACTATGACAACGTCAGCAATATTAGAATGTGTTACCATTACAGCTACCATGACACCTTCATTCCTTTGGATATTCGTGTTTCTCAGCACCTGATGTTGACTACCAGCCTTTTCTTGCTGGTTGCAAAAGCAGCTGCTGTTTATGCTCTTAGAAATGTGTACACGGGAAAACAAGAGAAGACTGTCACCTACAATGCCTTTGGCCTTTCAGCAGTTCTGAACATCATTGGCAGTAGCTTTGTCTTCCTTGCTGTCTTGTGCAATTATTTCTCCATCATAAACAAGGAGGGGATTGCTTTTCCACCATCTTTCCACATGCCCTTTTACCCACATACTCAGCAGGTTGGCATTGCTATGATACTGGCATTTCTAGCAGCCATCCTGTTCTTGTGTAGTGGTGTGATTTTCATCTCTTACTCCTTTCCCTTAAACATACAAGTCCTTCCTAAAATCTGA
- the Cldn34a gene encoding claudin-34 isoform X2 — protein sequence MILFNKGSSRQVGGFAMSTIGWIICITSMGLPQWRVWYAKEPLISYPSMAFVGVWKTCIYHYDNVSNIRMCYHYSYHDTFIPLDIRVSQHLMLTTSLFLLVAKAAAVYALRNVYTGKQEKTVTYNAFGLSAVLNIIGSSFVFLAVLCNYFSIINKEGIAFPPSFHMPFYPHTQQVGIAMILAFLAAILFLCSGVIFISYSFPLNIQVLPKI from the coding sequence ATGATATTGTTCAACAAAGGTTCCAGTCGCCAGGTAGGAGGTTTTGCTATGTCCACCATAGGATGGATTATTTGCATCACCTCCATGGGCCTCCCACAGTGGCGAGTGTGGTATGCAAAGGAACCTCTGATCTCTTATCCTAGTATGGCCTTTGTTGGAGTGTGGAAAACCTGCATCTACCACTATGACAACGTCAGCAATATTAGAATGTGTTACCATTACAGCTACCATGACACCTTCATTCCTTTGGATATTCGTGTTTCTCAGCACCTGATGTTGACTACCAGCCTTTTCTTGCTGGTTGCAAAAGCAGCTGCTGTTTATGCTCTTAGAAATGTGTACACGGGAAAACAAGAGAAGACTGTCACCTACAATGCCTTTGGCCTTTCAGCAGTTCTGAACATCATTGGCAGTAGCTTTGTCTTCCTTGCTGTCTTGTGCAATTATTTCTCCATCATAAACAAGGAGGGGATTGCTTTTCCACCATCTTTCCACATGCCCTTTTACCCACATACTCAGCAGGTTGGCATTGCTATGATACTGGCATTTCTAGCAGCCATCCTGTTCTTGTGTAGTGGTGTGATTTTCATCTCTTACTCCTTTCCCTTAAACATACAAGTCCTTCCTAAAATCTGA